The following proteins come from a genomic window of Triticum aestivum cultivar Chinese Spring chromosome 6A, IWGSC CS RefSeq v2.1, whole genome shotgun sequence:
- the LOC123130802 gene encoding RING-H2 finger protein ATL8 — MAARRLLEEAAAAGVPQDSLNSDLVLILAGLLCALVCVLGLGLVARCACSRRWARAADAAPPGANRGVKKEVLRALPTVRYAADGGEASEADECAICLAEFEDGQHMRVLPQCSHAFHAACVDAWLRSHSSCPSCRRVLVAELPRGERSGRCGARPGGLDALLKAVPLCR, encoded by the coding sequence ATGGCGGCGAGAAGGCTcctcgaggaggcggcggcggccggcgtgccGCAGGACTCGCTCAACTCGGACCTGGTCCTCATCCTCGCCGGCCTGCTCTGCGCGCTGGTCTGCGTACTCGGCCTCGGCCTCGTGGCGCGGTGCGCGTGCTCCCGCCGCTGGGCCCGCGCCGCGGACGCCGCCCCGCCCGGCGCCAACAGGGGCGTCAAGAAGGAGGTGCTGCGCGCGCTGCCCACCGTCAGGTACGCCGCCGACGGCGGCGAGGCGTCGGAGGCGGACGAGTGCGCCAtctgcctcgccgagttcgagGACGGCCAGCACATGCGGGTGCTGCCGCAGTGCAGCCACGCGTTCCACGCGGCCTGCGTCGACGCCTGGCTGCGCTCGCACTCCTCCTGCCCGTCCTGCCGGCGGGTGCTCGTCGCCGAGCTGCCGCGCGGCGAGCGGAGCGGCCGCTGCGGCGCGCGGCCCGGCGGCCTCGACGCGCTCCTCAAGGCGGTGCCGCTGTGCCGCTGA
- the LOC123128029 gene encoding probable E3 ubiquitin ligase complex SCF subunit sconB, giving the protein MDGLPGELCFKIFHLLDHQSLAAAPQVCRKWNALTCDDELWRKLFEDRWGADATAFYAPEPEGAKPWKDVFVVQDRCDRYGLGVRIIREGNDYYLIYQGEIQSYLGTSCDAKDAQPQGAEAEKRQISDRILFFLGDLETAYADAKRVKT; this is encoded by the exons ATGGACGGGCTGCCTGGGGAGCTGTGCTTCAAGATCTTCCACCTCCTCGATCACCAGTCCCTCGCCGCCGCTCCCCAAG TCTGCAGGAAGTGGAACGCGTTGACCTGCGACGACGAGCTGTGGCGCAAGCTGTTCGAGGACAGGTGGGGAGCGGACGCCACGGCCTTCTACGCGCCGGAGCCGGAGGGCGCCAAGCCCTGGAAGGACGTCTTCGTCGTGCAGGACCGATGCGACCGATACGGCCT GGGCGTCAGGATCATCAGGGAGGGAAACGACTACTACCTGATCTACCAAGGCGAGATCCAGAGCTACCTGGGCACGAGCTGCGACGCCAAGGACGCGCAGCCGCAGGGCGCTGAAGCGGAGAAGAGGCAGATATCTGACCGGATCCTCTTCTTCCTGGGGGACCTGGAGACTGCTTATGCCGACGCCAAGCGTGTCAAGACGTGA
- the LOC123128026 gene encoding uncharacterized protein At4g15970 isoform X1, with amino-acid sequence MRMRSMAVRRAVALHWNTFTLGDRTQQSAHSAADAPSALVRNPQWRGPHAKPWPRRPRPPAAACTDTRSRLLPRPRRSGEPRRRSSSPRPWRCPAPCCTEPSCRMRLRWCRSCGIAGPRGSGARHELRLWSPSPRRTATSTPFPPTICEYLKLEQVLQAASMDNKTIILTTLNAAWSSPGSVIDLYIDSFRHGVRTSSLLKHLVIIAFDRKAYRRCTEIHTYCYALVTGNVDFSQEKRFLTAGYLEMMWTRLDFLRLVLEKGYSFIFSDADIMWFRNPFPYFYPDGDLQVACDHYVGNATDLRNIANGGFNYVKSNNQSIEFYKFWYSSRLRYPGYHDQDVLNFIKHDPYIMDIGLTIKFLSTTYFGGICEPSKDLNEVCTMHANCCIGLQSKLHDLRIIMEDWRDYMSMPPSLKTPGAFSWRVPQNCSLSLLNQ; translated from the exons ATGCGCATGCGCTCCATGGCAGTTCGTAG GGCCGTTGCGCTGCACTGGAACACTTTCACACTGGGCGACCGAACTCAGCAGTCAGCGCACAGCGCCGCCGACGCCCCCTCGGCTCTTGTACGTAACCCGCAATGGCGAGGCCCTCACGCCAAACCCTGGCCCCGCCGTCCGCGACCTCCCGCCGCCGCCTGTACGGACACTCGAAGCCGCCTCCTCCCCCGGCCTCGGCGTTCCGGAGAGCCGCGGCGGCGCTCCTCCTCGCCGCGGCCGTGGCGCTGCCCTGCGCCGTGCTGTACCGAGCCGTCGTGTCGAATGCGCCTCCGCTGGTGCAGGTCGTGTGGGATCGCTGGCCCTCGAGGGAGTGGGGCCCGCCACGAGCTCCGGTTGTGGTCCCCGAGCCCGAGGAGGACCGCGACCTCGACCCCATTTCCGCCGACGATCTG TGAATATCTCAAACTTGAGCAAGTTCTACAAGCGGCTTCTATGGACAATAAGACCATTATATTGACGACGCTTAATGCTGCATGGTCTTCTCCAGGCTCAGTTATAGATCTTTACATTGATAGCTTCCGGCATGGTGTTAGAACTAGTTCACTACTGAAACACCTTGTGATAATAGCCTTCGACAGGAAAGCATATAGGCGATGTACTGAGATCCATACCTACTGTTATGCTCTTGTAACCGGTAATGTGGACTTTTCTCAAGAGAAGAGGTTTCTGACTGCTGGGTATCTGGAAATGATGTGGACAAGGCTGGATTTCTTGCGCCTAGTTCTTGAAAAAGGTTACAGCTTCATTTTCTCG GATGCAGATATAATGTGGTTTCGCAATCCATTTCCATACTTTTACCCGGATGGAGATCTTCAGGTTGCATGTGATCACTATGTAGGCAATGCAACTGACTTGAGAAACATAGCTAATGGGGGGTTCAACTATGTGAAGTCGAACAATCAAAGCATAGAGTTTTACAAGTTTTGGTATTCTTCACGACTGAGATACCCTGGTTATCATGACCAGGATGTACTTAATTTTATTAAGCATGATCCTTACATTATGGATATTGGATTAACCATTAAGTTTTTAAGTACTACATACTTTGGTGGTATTTGTGAGCCAAGCAAAGATTTAAATGAGGTTTGCACAATGCATGCTAACTGTTGCATTGGATTGCAAAGCAAACTTCATGATTTAAGAATCATCATGGAAGATTGGAGGGATTATATGTCTATGCCACCAAGCTTAAAAACACCTGGGGCATTCTCATGGAGGGTACCACAAAATTGCAG TCTTTCATTGTTAAACCAGTGA
- the LOC123128026 gene encoding uncharacterized protein At4g15970 isoform X2 encodes MARPSRQTLAPPSATSRRRLYGHSKPPPPPASAFRRAAAALLLAAAVALPCAVLYRAVVSNAPPLVQVVWDRWPSREWGPPRAPVVVPEPEEDRDLDPISADDLDSEYLKLEQVLQAASMDNKTIILTTLNAAWSSPGSVIDLYIDSFRHGVRTSSLLKHLVIIAFDRKAYRRCTEIHTYCYALVTGNVDFSQEKRFLTAGYLEMMWTRLDFLRLVLEKGYSFIFSDADIMWFRNPFPYFYPDGDLQVACDHYVGNATDLRNIANGGFNYVKSNNQSIEFYKFWYSSRLRYPGYHDQDVLNFIKHDPYIMDIGLTIKFLSTTYFGGICEPSKDLNEVCTMHANCCIGLQSKLHDLRIIMEDWRDYMSMPPSLKTPGAFSWRVPQNCSLSLLNQ; translated from the exons ATGGCGAGGCCCTCACGCCAAACCCTGGCCCCGCCGTCCGCGACCTCCCGCCGCCGCCTGTACGGACACTCGAAGCCGCCTCCTCCCCCGGCCTCGGCGTTCCGGAGAGCCGCGGCGGCGCTCCTCCTCGCCGCGGCCGTGGCGCTGCCCTGCGCCGTGCTGTACCGAGCCGTCGTGTCGAATGCGCCTCCGCTGGTGCAGGTCGTGTGGGATCGCTGGCCCTCGAGGGAGTGGGGCCCGCCACGAGCTCCGGTTGTGGTCCCCGAGCCCGAGGAGGACCGCGACCTCGACCCCATTTCCGCCGACGATCTG GACAGTGAATATCTCAAACTTGAGCAAGTTCTACAAGCGGCTTCTATGGACAATAAGACCATTATATTGACGACGCTTAATGCTGCATGGTCTTCTCCAGGCTCAGTTATAGATCTTTACATTGATAGCTTCCGGCATGGTGTTAGAACTAGTTCACTACTGAAACACCTTGTGATAATAGCCTTCGACAGGAAAGCATATAGGCGATGTACTGAGATCCATACCTACTGTTATGCTCTTGTAACCGGTAATGTGGACTTTTCTCAAGAGAAGAGGTTTCTGACTGCTGGGTATCTGGAAATGATGTGGACAAGGCTGGATTTCTTGCGCCTAGTTCTTGAAAAAGGTTACAGCTTCATTTTCTCG GATGCAGATATAATGTGGTTTCGCAATCCATTTCCATACTTTTACCCGGATGGAGATCTTCAGGTTGCATGTGATCACTATGTAGGCAATGCAACTGACTTGAGAAACATAGCTAATGGGGGGTTCAACTATGTGAAGTCGAACAATCAAAGCATAGAGTTTTACAAGTTTTGGTATTCTTCACGACTGAGATACCCTGGTTATCATGACCAGGATGTACTTAATTTTATTAAGCATGATCCTTACATTATGGATATTGGATTAACCATTAAGTTTTTAAGTACTACATACTTTGGTGGTATTTGTGAGCCAAGCAAAGATTTAAATGAGGTTTGCACAATGCATGCTAACTGTTGCATTGGATTGCAAAGCAAACTTCATGATTTAAGAATCATCATGGAAGATTGGAGGGATTATATGTCTATGCCACCAAGCTTAAAAACACCTGGGGCATTCTCATGGAGGGTACCACAAAATTGCAG TCTTTCATTGTTAAACCAGTGA
- the LOC123128028 gene encoding MYG1 protein C694.04c — protein sequence MRLADLPKAQNPLLKTLHLHTTPKPPQPIARTTIMLAACAWRLSQRAVTFLPRVRPQILNPFPMAAGAGATSPKRLRVYSSAAGDADSSNGAGNGRRVGTHNGSFHCDEALGCFLIRLTSQFAGADVVRTRDSQILDSLEAVLDVGGVYDPSRHRYDHHQKGFNEVFGHGFNTKLSSAGLVYKHFGKEIIAKELQLNEEHEDVHRVYLAIYKSFVEALDAIDNGINQYDTEQTPKYVNNTHLSSRVGRLNPDWTDPDQSPEKENAAFQKAMALAGSEFMESVRFHVKSWLPARSIVMECLLSRGNVDPSGEIMVLDRFCPWKLHLFELEQELKTDPLTKYVLYEDERSKGWRVQAVSVAPDRFESRKALPEKWRGMRDDELSKETGIPGCVFIHMSGFIGGNKTYEGALEMARAALKC from the exons ATGCGTCTGGCCGACTTGCCAAAAGCCCAAAATCCCCTCCTCAAAACCCTACATCTCCACACAACCCCGAAGCCACCGCAGCCCATCGCCCGCACGACTATAATGCTCGCCGCCTGCGCCTGGAGGCTGTCGCAGCGAGCCGTCACGTTCCTCCCCCGCGTGCGACCCCAAATCCTAAACCCTTTCCccatggccgccggcgccggcgccacctCGCCCAAGCGCCTGAGGGTCTACTCGTCGGCCGCCGGCGACGCCGACTCCTCCAACGGCGCGGGGAACGGCAGGCGCGTGGGGACCCACAACGGCAGCTTCCACTGCGACGAGGCGCTCGGCTGCTTCCTCATCCGCCTCACCTCCCAGTTCGCAGGCGCCGACGTCGTCCGCACCCGCGACTCCCAG ATCCTTGATTCACTGGAGGCCGTGCTTGACGTTGGTGGTGTCTATGATCCCAGCCGGCATCGCTATGATCATCACCAGAAGGGCTTCAACGAGGTCTTTGGACATGGCTTTAACACGAAACTTAGCAGTGCTGGGCTTGTTTACAAG CATTTTGGTAAGGAGATAATTGCAAAGGAGCTTCAGCTTAATGAGgagcatgaagatgttcaccgtgTGTATCTTGCCATATACAAAAGCTTTGTTGAG GCACTTGATGCAATCGATAATGGAATCAATCAATATGACACAGAGCAAACCCCCAAGTATGTGAACAATACACACTTGTCTTCACGTGTTGGGCGCCTTAATCCAGACTGGACTGATCCAGATCAATCACCTGAGAAGGAAAATGCCGCATTTCAAAAGGCAATGGCACTTGCCGGAAGTGAGTTTATGGAG AGTGTCCGCTTTCATGTTAAATCGTGGCTACCTGCAAGATCTATTGTCATGGAGTGTTTGCTGTCAAGAGGAAATGTTGATCCAAGTGGAGAAATCATGGTTTTAGATAGATTCTGCCCG TGGAAACTTCATCTGTTTGAGCTAGAGCAGGAGCTGAAGACTGATCCTCTGACCAAGTATGTGTTGTATGAG GATGAGAGGAGCAAAGGCTGGCGAGTGCAGGCCGTCTCTGTTGCACCTGACAGATTCGAGAGCCGAAAGGCTCTCCCAGAGAAGTGGAGGGGCATGAGAGATGATGAACTGTCCAAGGAAACCGGCATCCCTGGCTGTGTGTTCATCCATATGAGTGGCTTCATTGGTGGGAACAAGACCTACGAGGGAGCGCTGGAAATGGCAAGAGCTGCCCTCAAATGCTAA